From the Erythrolamprus reginae isolate rEryReg1 chromosome Z, rEryReg1.hap1, whole genome shotgun sequence genome, one window contains:
- the LOC139154033 gene encoding olfactory receptor 14A16-like codes for MINISTVTEFQLLGFSNIEELQIIHFVMFLAIYLVALMGNLLIITVIVINPHLHTPMYFFLVNLSVADLGAISVTIPKSMTHIRTISYTGCAAQVFFVIFFMGVDVSLLTVMAYDRFVAICDPLHYTITMSRESCMKMAIIAWVSGLLYGSVHVGGTFSITFCSNVVKQFFCEIPQILRLSCSDLYLIEIGILVFSAFLIFSCFIFIIISYVQIITAVMKISSMKGRQKTFSTCLPHLIVVSLFICICAFAYLKPISRCPSDFDLAVTVIYCSVPFMMNPVIYSVRNKDIQIALWKLLNYLTLWVA; via the coding sequence ATGATCAATATAAGTACAGTGACTGAATTCCAGCTTCTAGGTTTTTCCAATATTGAGGAACTTCAAATTATACATTTTGTTATGTTCTTGGCAATTTACCTGGTGGCTCTGATGGGTAATTTACTAATTATCACTGTCATAGTCATTAATCCCCACCTTCATACTCCTATGTACTTCTTCTTAGTAAACCTCTCTGTTGCTGATCTTGGTGCCATTTCTGTCACTATTCCCAAATCCATGACCCACATTAGAACAATTTCATATACTGGATGTGCTGCTCAAGtattttttgtcatattttttatgGGTGTAGATGTCTCTCTCCTCACAGTTATGGCATATGATCGATTTGTTGCTATTTGTGATCCACTGCATTATACAATTACGATGAGCAGGGAATCCTGCATGAAAATGGCAATAATTGCATGGGTCAGTGGTCTTCTCTATGGATCAGTCCATGTTGGTGGCACATTTTCTATCACCTTTTGCTCCAATGTTGTCAAACAGTTCTTTTGTGAGATCCCCCAGATATTAAGACTATCCTGCTCTGACCTGTATCTCATAGAAATTGGGATTCTAGTTTTCAGTGCTTTTCTGATTTTTAGTTGCTTTATATTCATAATAATTTCCTACGTGCAAATCATCACAGCTGTGATGAAAATATCTTCTATGAAGGGAAGACAGAAAACATTCTCTACCTGCTTGCCTCATCTGATTGTTGTATCCTTATTTATCTGCATCTGTGCCTTTGCCTATTTGAAGCCAATCTCAAGATGTCCATCTGATTTTGACCTGGCAGTAACTGTGATTTACTGTTCTGTGCCATTCATGATGAATCCAGTCATTTATAGTGTAAGGAATAAAGATATCCAAATTGCTCTATGGAAGCTCCTTAACTATCTCACCCTCTGGGTGGCTTAA